Proteins encoded together in one Diabrotica undecimpunctata isolate CICGRU chromosome 3, icDiaUnde3, whole genome shotgun sequence window:
- the LOC140437841 gene encoding retinol dehydrogenase 11-like isoform X1, giving the protein MTIEILLGTALTASIAALSFVSFKLYIKLTTGICQSQVCLVGKTTIVTGANTGIGYETALDFAKRGARVILACRDETKAKEAVDTIINETHNKNVVYRLVDLTSFNSVRRFANDINNNEDRLDILVNNAGAGRLGNKVTEDGISILMQTNYFSHFLLTYLLIDLMKKHPSRIVNVSAIGAKLGHIDFHKLTSFTTEANQYITSKLCQILFTIELASRFQGTNITAYSLHPGVIKTEIFRNITPVFRWIILFLIDTFFKTASEGAQTQIYCAIANGLEKHNGQHFHDCKMVSRYKSAIEPGLSKKLWEESERICKVQGIHIDTI; this is encoded by the exons AAATTTTGTTAGGTACAGCATTAACGGCATCAATAGCAGCCCTTTCATTTGTTAGCTTCAAATTGTACATCAAATTAACCACTGGAATTTGTCAGAGTCAAGTGTGCCTTGTGGGAAAAACTACCATTGTTACAGGAGCTAACACAG GAATTGGTTATGAAACAGCTTTAGACTTTGCAAAAAGAGGTGCCAGGGTAATATTGGCCTGTAGAGATGAAACTAAAGCAAAGGAAGCTGTTGATACTATTATCAACGAGACCCACAATAAGAATGTTGTTTACAGACTAGTCgatttaacaagttttaattccGTTCGAAGGTTTGCCAAtgatataaataataatgaagacaGGCTGGACATCTTAGTAAACAATGCAGGAGCTGGGAGGTTGGGAAATAAAGTGACTGAAGATGGCATCTCAATTCTTATGCAGACCAACTATTTTTCACACTTTTTACTCACATATTTGTTAATAG ATCTAATGAAGAAACACCCAAGCAGGATTGTTAATGTATCTGCCATTGGTGCCAAACTAGGGCACATAGATTTTCATAAACTAACATCATTTACAACAGAAGCTAACCAGTACATTACATCAAAACTGTGCCAAATATTGTTTACCATTGAGCTGGCTTCTAGGTTTCAAGGGACCAACATAACAGCTTATTCGTTACACCCTGGGGTTATCAAGACAGAGATATTTAGGAATATTACTCCTGTATTTCGGTGGATTATTCTGTTTTTAATTGATACATTCTTTAAG actgCATCAGAAGGAGCACAAACCCAAATATACTGTGCCATAGCAAACGGGCTAGAAAAGCATAATGGCCAACATTTTCATGATTGCAAAATGGTGTCCAGGTACAAGAGTGCAATTGAGCCAGGCTTGTCTAAGAAACTGTGGGAAGAAAGTGAAAGGATTTGTAAAGTACAAGGAATACACATAGACACTATTTAG
- the LOC140437843 gene encoding uncharacterized protein has product MDRKMLYAFRGWIAFVAFMDLGTAVRSYIEKRSFLSKTISDLEDYVDGEYTATRILGVFSILKALVLIHCTLYIHYKPVVSLGICSLISNVVLYLTETVYFRAATFNFYVVFPCILNAVTLGGLIYLPYHLNIWEHQLDGDEDMLRAGMLKRKRFFRKNKEN; this is encoded by the exons atggACCGGAAAATGTTGTATGCTTTCAGAGGGTGGATTGCGTTCGTGGCTTTTATGGATCTCGGCACTGCTGTTAGAAGTTATATCGAAAAAAGATCCTTTCTTAGTAAAACTATATCAGATTTAGAAGACTATGTAGATG GAGAGTACACTGCAACCAGAATCTTAGGAGTTTTTTCGATTTTAAAAGCTTTAGTTTTAATACATTGCACtttatatatacattataaaCC ggTGGTTAGCCTGGGAATATGCTCACTAATTTCGAATGTAGTTCTGTATCTAACAGAAACAGTTTACTTTAGGGCTGCTACCTTCAATTTCTATGTAGTTTTTCCATGCATTTTAAATG CTGTGACACTTGGCGGTTTAATATACCTGCCTTACCACTTAAACATTTGGGAACATCAATTAGATGGAGACGAAGACATGTTGAGGGCAggaatgctcaaaagaaaaagATTTTTCAGGAAAAATAAAGAGAATTGA
- the LOC140437841 gene encoding retinol dehydrogenase 11-like isoform X3, whose translation MTIGIGYETALDFAKRGARVILACRDETKAKEAVDTIINETHNKNVVYRLVDLTSFNSVRRFANDINNNEDRLDILVNNAGAGRLGNKVTEDGISILMQTNYFSHFLLTYLLIDLMKKHPSRIVNVSAIGAKLGHIDFHKLTSFTTEANQYITSKLCQILFTIELASRFQGTNITAYSLHPGVIKTEIFRNITPVFRWIILFLIDTFFKTASEGAQTQIYCAIANGLEKHNGQHFHDCKMVSRYKSAIEPGLSKKLWEESERICKVQGIHIDTI comes from the exons GAATTGGTTATGAAACAGCTTTAGACTTTGCAAAAAGAGGTGCCAGGGTAATATTGGCCTGTAGAGATGAAACTAAAGCAAAGGAAGCTGTTGATACTATTATCAACGAGACCCACAATAAGAATGTTGTTTACAGACTAGTCgatttaacaagttttaattccGTTCGAAGGTTTGCCAAtgatataaataataatgaagacaGGCTGGACATCTTAGTAAACAATGCAGGAGCTGGGAGGTTGGGAAATAAAGTGACTGAAGATGGCATCTCAATTCTTATGCAGACCAACTATTTTTCACACTTTTTACTCACATATTTGTTAATAG ATCTAATGAAGAAACACCCAAGCAGGATTGTTAATGTATCTGCCATTGGTGCCAAACTAGGGCACATAGATTTTCATAAACTAACATCATTTACAACAGAAGCTAACCAGTACATTACATCAAAACTGTGCCAAATATTGTTTACCATTGAGCTGGCTTCTAGGTTTCAAGGGACCAACATAACAGCTTATTCGTTACACCCTGGGGTTATCAAGACAGAGATATTTAGGAATATTACTCCTGTATTTCGGTGGATTATTCTGTTTTTAATTGATACATTCTTTAAG actgCATCAGAAGGAGCACAAACCCAAATATACTGTGCCATAGCAAACGGGCTAGAAAAGCATAATGGCCAACATTTTCATGATTGCAAAATGGTGTCCAGGTACAAGAGTGCAATTGAGCCAGGCTTGTCTAAGAAACTGTGGGAAGAAAGTGAAAGGATTTGTAAAGTACAAGGAATACACATAGACACTATTTAG
- the LOC140437841 gene encoding retinol dehydrogenase 11-like isoform X2 encodes MTIGTALTASIAALSFVSFKLYIKLTTGICQSQVCLVGKTTIVTGANTGIGYETALDFAKRGARVILACRDETKAKEAVDTIINETHNKNVVYRLVDLTSFNSVRRFANDINNNEDRLDILVNNAGAGRLGNKVTEDGISILMQTNYFSHFLLTYLLIDLMKKHPSRIVNVSAIGAKLGHIDFHKLTSFTTEANQYITSKLCQILFTIELASRFQGTNITAYSLHPGVIKTEIFRNITPVFRWIILFLIDTFFKTASEGAQTQIYCAIANGLEKHNGQHFHDCKMVSRYKSAIEPGLSKKLWEESERICKVQGIHIDTI; translated from the exons GTACAGCATTAACGGCATCAATAGCAGCCCTTTCATTTGTTAGCTTCAAATTGTACATCAAATTAACCACTGGAATTTGTCAGAGTCAAGTGTGCCTTGTGGGAAAAACTACCATTGTTACAGGAGCTAACACAG GAATTGGTTATGAAACAGCTTTAGACTTTGCAAAAAGAGGTGCCAGGGTAATATTGGCCTGTAGAGATGAAACTAAAGCAAAGGAAGCTGTTGATACTATTATCAACGAGACCCACAATAAGAATGTTGTTTACAGACTAGTCgatttaacaagttttaattccGTTCGAAGGTTTGCCAAtgatataaataataatgaagacaGGCTGGACATCTTAGTAAACAATGCAGGAGCTGGGAGGTTGGGAAATAAAGTGACTGAAGATGGCATCTCAATTCTTATGCAGACCAACTATTTTTCACACTTTTTACTCACATATTTGTTAATAG ATCTAATGAAGAAACACCCAAGCAGGATTGTTAATGTATCTGCCATTGGTGCCAAACTAGGGCACATAGATTTTCATAAACTAACATCATTTACAACAGAAGCTAACCAGTACATTACATCAAAACTGTGCCAAATATTGTTTACCATTGAGCTGGCTTCTAGGTTTCAAGGGACCAACATAACAGCTTATTCGTTACACCCTGGGGTTATCAAGACAGAGATATTTAGGAATATTACTCCTGTATTTCGGTGGATTATTCTGTTTTTAATTGATACATTCTTTAAG actgCATCAGAAGGAGCACAAACCCAAATATACTGTGCCATAGCAAACGGGCTAGAAAAGCATAATGGCCAACATTTTCATGATTGCAAAATGGTGTCCAGGTACAAGAGTGCAATTGAGCCAGGCTTGTCTAAGAAACTGTGGGAAGAAAGTGAAAGGATTTGTAAAGTACAAGGAATACACATAGACACTATTTAG